A region of the Streptomyces sp. NBC_00442 genome:
TCTCGTCGTCGGCCGAGAGCGGGCGGCCCTGTGTGGTGCGTACGGTCTCGTCGGGATCGCCGGGCCGGGTGAGCGTGAGCGGTCCCTCGGCCATGACGAAGACCTGCTGGAGGCGGCGGCGGAGTTGAGGGCCGAGGCGGTCGGCGAGGGGCCGCTCCGAGGAGCCCGCGGCGTCCGCCGGGACGTGCTCCGCGGTCGGGCGCTCCCCACCGACCTGGATGATCCTCAGGGCGCTCAAGTCGGCCTCACGTGCGCCGAGTTGTCCGAGCCAGAGCCGGGCGACGGAGGCTGTCACCGAGGTGAGGGTGACCCGTTCCCGTACGAGGCTGTCCAGGCACGCGGCGGGCTCCGCGCTCTCGGCCAGAACGACGGTGCCGCCCACGGAGAGCGTGCCCATGATGCCCGGACAGCCGAGTGCGAGCGGGGAGTCGGCGGGCAGCGCCGCCAGATACACGTCGTCCTGGGTGAGCGCCACCGACGCGGCGGCGGCCCGCAGCTGGCAGTCGTAGTCGTTGTGGGTGCGCGGAACGAGCCGGAGCGTCCCCTCGCCGTCTTCGCCGACCAGGAAGAACGCCACCTGGCGGGCGTCGAGCGTGAGCGCGGGGCCGGGTGCCTCGTCGAGCAGGCTCAGCGGGGAGTACTGGCAGCCCGCCGGGTCGGTCGTGAGGCCGCCGTACGGCGAGGTGGTGCCGGGCGGCTCCCAGGTGAACACCCGTCGCAGGAAGGGCCGTCGGGCCGCGATGCCCGCGCACATCGCCGTGTGGTCGAAGCCCCGGTGCGTCGCGGGCCCGACGTAGGCGACGGCCTGGGCGACCCGCACGAGGTGGGCCACCTCGGGGCCGCGGTGGGTGAGCGGGCAGAGCACGGGAATCACGCCGGCGCGCATCAGTGCGAAGACGGTGACCACGACGTCGGGAACGTTCGGCAACTGGACGACGGCCCGCTGCCCGGGGCGCAGGCCACGCATGCGCAGTGCGGCCGACATGCGGTCCACGCGCCGGTTCAGCTGCGCGTAGGTGACGCGGTCGGCGCCGTGCACGAGCGCGGTCCGCGGACCGTACTGGTGGGCCCAGCCGCGCAGCAGGTCGTCCAGCGTGTTGCCGCGCCAGTGCCCCGCCGCCCAGTACCGGTCGACGAACTCCTCGGGCCAAGGCGTACAGCCCGCGAGCAGGGATGGCATGTGCTTCCTTCCACCGGAGCGTCCGCGCGCCCCGGTTCCGGCCTGCCATCCAATCCGCTCGGCTCCCCGCGCTCAATGCGCGTTCCGCACGACGGCCACCGGCCCGTCCCGGGCGAAGCTCCAATACCGACGCCCGACCGGCCGAAACGCCGCGCCGCACACCCCTGCGGTCCAACCTCGACACGTCTCGGCCGCGTTCACCCGTTCACACACGGCCAAGGACCGGCCAGAGCTGCGGGTCCTCGAAGTTGAGGGCCCAGATCGTGGTGTTGCGGATGCCGTAGCGGCGGAGCACCGGCACGTCCGCGGCGACGCCCGTCGCGTCCTGGTACCAGACGTCGCGGACGCTGTCGTCCTCCTCGTAACGGAAGTGGGGCGTCCGGGAGTCGGGGTCGAGGTGGTAGGGAATGCCCTTCGTGGTGCGCAGCGCCTCGGCCTCCCGCCAGGTGACGTGCCGGGTCGCGCCGCCGTCGACCCAGTCCCAGCCGTAGGCGGGCAGGCCCATCTCCAGTTTGGCGGCGGGGATCAGCGCGGTGGCGCGGCGCAGGATGTCGTCGTACCACTGGGGCGTGGCCAGCGGGCCGGCGCTGCCGCCCTGCCAGTGCAGGTCGTACCCCATGATGCGGACCGTGTCGGCGGCCCGGCCGAGTGCCGGATAGTCCCAGATCCGGCCGGTGGTCGCGGTCTGCGGCGACACCGTGAGCACGCACTTCTTTCCCGACGCGTGCAGTTTCGCGCACAGTTGTGAGGCGAAGGACGCGTAGGCGGCGCGCACGGCGGGGTAGGCGGTGTCGCCGGTCGTCGCGATGGACTCGTAGTCGATGTCGATGCCGTCGTACGCGTGGCCGGCCACGAGCGTGAGCAGCGTGTCGATGTGGGTGGCGCGCAACGCCGGGTCGGTGAGGATGTCGGCGAGCGCTCCGCGTTCCATCGTCTCCATGACGGTGGGCACGACCTTGATTCCGGCGGCGTGCAGCCCGTCGATGATGCGGGTCTCGCCCGCTCCCGGGTGGCCCTCGATCCGGTCGGCCGCCGCCGCCCGGTACCAGAACGGGCTGACGGTGTGCAGTTGGGCGGCGTGGCGCAGGGCGTCCGCGTAGGCGCCCTCCTGGTCCCAGTACGGCAGCCACCCGGAGACGGTACGCGGGAGGGGTTCGTCGGCGGCCGCCGGGGGCTGCACGAGGGTGACGAGCAGGGCCGTGACGGCGCACAGCACGGACAGGCGCACGCGTGCGCCGAAGCGAAGGGCCATGGTGTCGAGCCTGCGGTGCGCCCGGCGTGCCCGCCCAGCGGGTTGGGCCGTCCAGGTCCTACCGTGTGCGGATGACCGCATATCTTGACGACGCCACCGACCGTCCCGCGCTCCCCGGCCGGAGCGGCCCGACGGCCACGACCGAGGCCGATCCGCTCGAGGTGGGCACCGTACGCATGGGTTACGCGCCGGACCGGGACGGCGATCCCGATCCCGGCGAGATCGTCTGGACGTGGGTGCCGTTCGAGGAGAACGACGGGCGCGGCAAGGACCGTCCGGTGCTCGTGGTGGCCCGCGAGGGCGCCGGTACCGTGCTGGCGGTGCAGTTGTCGAGCAAGCGGCACGACCACGACCGCGAATGGGTGCCGATCGGCGTGGGCCCCTGGGACCGGGAGGGGCGCGAGTCGTGGGTGGACCTCGACCGCGTACTGCGGCTGCACGAGCGGGGCATGCGGCGCGAGGCGTGCGCGCTGGACCTGCCGCGCTTCACGCTGGTCGCGGACCGGCTGCGGGAGCGCTACGGCTGGCGGTGACCGCCGGCCCCGCGCGCGCGGGTCGCGGGAGTCAGTGCCGCTTGGAAGGCCCGCAGGGTGGCCTGTTCGCGGGTGCGGTCGAGGACGGCGAAGACGACCTCGTCGAAGTGGCCCGCGAACCGGCCGTCCCCGGCGAGGTGGCGGCGGAAGGCCCCGGCCACCCGGGCGGGGTCGTTGCGGAAGACCCCGCAGCCCCAGGCGCCGAGCACCAGGCGGCGGTAGCCCCACAGGACGGCCGTCTCCAGGACCCGTTCGGCGCGCGCGTCGAGCACGGGCCCGACACGGTGGGCCTCGTCGGGTGTTCGGCTCCTGATCACGCCGGCGTTCGGCGCGGGCGAGGTGAGGAATCCGGCCAGGAAGGGCCGGTCGAGGAGCCGGCCGCGGTCGTCGCGGAAGACCGGTACACCGGGTGAGTGGATGACCCGGTCGGTGTAGAAGACGTCCCGGTCCTCGCGGTGGTGGGCGTAGAAGTCCGGTGCGCGCAGCAGGGTGGAGTACAGCGCCGAGGAGCGGCAGAGCGCTTCCTCCTGGGCCTGGGCGCCGTTGAGGAACCCGCCGCCGGGATTGCGCGCGGAGGCGAAGGTCAGGACGGCCACCTCCCGCCCGTCCTCCCCCTCGTCACCGCCGGTGGTCACCATGCGGCGGGCCGCGTCCAGGCTGCTCTCGCCGGTGACCTCGACGCGGGTCGACCGGTCGCGGCCGGGGGCGACCGCGAGCGGCCCCGGGCCGTGCACGGTGGTGCCGGCGAGGGCGGCGGCCACCGGCTCGGCGATCGACACGTCGAGGCCGTTCTCGCTCCGGTACCGGCCGCTCTCGGTGATCTCCACCGTGTGGCGGGCGATCCCGCGCAGTCGTGCACTCATGGGTGGCATCGTGTCCGCCCGCCGAAGGTTGTCGCAAACGGATATCCGGGCGCGGAGGCGCTCTTGTGCGATGCGGCGGCGGCGTCTTAGGTGGGACGGCATGTCTTTTCACGGACCCACGAAAGGAGGGCTTTCCCCATGACTCCACGGGAGTTGAGCGAGACGGCGGCCGACGATCTGCTGCGCGGCATCTGCTTCAAGACGGGCCCGCCACGCGCCGTCGGCGTGGAACTCGAATGGCTCGTCCACGATCTGGACCGCCCCCGAGTCCGCGTCCCGCACGACCGTCTCGAAGTCGCCTACGCGGCCTTGCGCAAGCTGGGGCTGCGGTCGGCGCTCACCGTCGAACCCGGCGGTCAGCTTGAGCTCAGCTCGCTGCCCGCCGCATCCCTCATGGAGTGCGTCTCCAGCGTTTCCTCCGATCTCACCATCGCGCGCGCCGCGCTGCGCCGGCACGGACTGGCACTCGTCGGTCTCGGTCAGGACCCCTGGCATCCCCCGCGCCGCATCCTGCGCCAGGCGCGGTACGACGCCATGGAGGCCCATCTCGACCGTACGGGCCCGGCCGGCCGCGCCATGATGTGCTCCTCCGCCTCCGTCCAGGTCTGTGTCGACGCGGGGTACGAGGAGCCGGGCCCGCTCGGCTTCGGGCGCCGCTGGCTGATGGCCCACCTGCTGGGCGCGGTCCTGGTCGCCGCGTTCGCCAACTCACCTTTACAGAAAGGGACGTTGACGGGCTGGCGCTCGACGCGTCAGGCCAACTGGACCACGCTCGATCCGGTGTGCGCCCTGGCTCCGCCGCTCGACGCCCCGCCGCGCGCCGCCTGGGCCGCACACGTACTGGACTCGCCGGTCATGTGCGTCCGCGCCGATCGGGGCCCGTGGTCCGCGCCGCGGGGGCTCACCTTCCGGCAGTGGGTGCGCACCGGGGTGCCGCGGCCCCCCACCCGGGCCGATCTCGACTACCACCTGACCACCCTGTTCCCGCCGGTGCGCCCGCGCGGCCATCTGGAACTGCGCATGATCGACGCACAGCCCGGCGACGACGGCTGGACCGTGCCGCTGGCCGTGACCAGCGCGCTCTTCGACGACCCGGAGGCCGCGGAGGCCGCGTACCGGACCGTCAAACCCCTTGCGGAGCGCGCTGGTTCGGCGCCCGCGCCGCGCAATGCGCTGTGGGAGTCGGCGGCCCGCGACGGGCTCGCCGACCCCGAGCTGCGCGAGGCCGCCACGGCCTGCTTCACGGCGGCGCTCGGCGCGCTCCCCCGGCTCGGCGCCTCGCGCGAACTCACCGACCGGGTCGCCGCCTTCACCGACCGCTATGTCGTACGGGGCCGATGTCCGGCCGACGACTCATCCTCGCCCGCCCCACCGGAGGACCTTCGCCCATGACCGACCCGGAGCTGCTCAGGGAACGCGCCCTGGCAGCGCTCATAGCCGCGCGCGCCCGCACCGGCGCGCTCACCTCCAGTGTCGACGATCACGAACTGACCTCCCAGCACTCCCCCTTGATGTCCCCGCTGGTGTGGGACCTCGCCCACATCGGAAACCAGGAAGAGCAGTGGCTGCTGCGGGCGGTCGCCGGGCAGGACGCGATCCGGCCCGAGATCGACTCCCTGTACGACGCGTTCGAGCATCCGCGCGCCGCCCGGCCCGCCCTTCCGCTGCTGGCCCCCGCCGAAGCGCGCCGCTACGCGGCCGACGTCCGGGGCCGGGCGCTGGACGTCCTGGAAAAGACGCCGCTGCGCGGAGGCCCGCTGACCGACGCCGCGTTCGCCTTCGGGATGATCGCGCAGCACGAACAGCAGCACGACGAGACAATGCTGATCACCCATCAGCTGCGCCGTGGGCCGGCCGCACTCACCGCGCCGGACCCCGCGCCCGGCACCACCGAGGGCCTCCCGGCCGAAATCCTCGTCCCTGGCGGCCCGTTCACCATGGGGACCTCCACCGAGCCCTGGGCCCTGGACAACGAACGGCCGGCGCACCACCGCGTCGTGCCCGCGTTCCATCTCGACACGACGCCGGTGACGTGCGGCGCCTATCTCCGCTTCATCCAGGACGGCGGCTATCGGGAGCCCCGCTGGTGGGACCCGGACGGCTGGGCGATGGTGCGCGAGCACGAGCTGGAGGCGCCGCTGTTCTGGCGGCGCGAGGGCGGCCAGTGGCTGCGCAGGCGGTTCGGCGTCAGCGAGCCGGTGCCGGCCGACGAGCCGGTCCTGCACGTCAGCTGGTACGAGGCCGACGCGTATGCCCGCTGGGCCGGGCGCCGCCTGCCGACCGAGGCGGAATGGGAGAAGGCGGCCCGCCACGACCCGGCCTCGGGGCGCTCGCGGCGCTACCCCTGGGGCGACGCCGACCCGACGCCGGCCCACGCCAACCTCGGCCAGCGCCATCTGCGCCCCGCGGCCGCGGGAGCGTATCCGGACGGCCGGTCCGCCCTGGGCGTGGGGCAGTTGATCGGTGACGTCTGGGAGTGGACGTCGAGCGACTTCCTGCCCTATCCGGGCTTCGTCGCCTTCCCCTACCGCGAATACTCGGAGGTCTTCTTCGGGCCCGGACACAAGGTGCTGCGCGGCGGGGCGTTCTCCGTGGACGAGGTCGCCTGCCGGGGCACGTTCCGCAACTGGGACCTGCCGGTGCGGCGGCAGATCTTCGCGGGCTTCCGCACCGCGAGGGACGCCGACTGATGTGCCGTCACATCGCTTACGTGGGCGTGCCCCTGGTCCTCGATGACGTGCTCGTGCGACCGGCCAACGGCCTGTACCGGCAGTCGTGGGCGCCGCGCCATCAGCGCCACGGCACCGTCAACGCCGACGGCTTCGGCGCCGGCTGGTACGCCGACGGCGATCCGGTGCCCGCCCGCTACCGGCGCACCGGGCCCATCTGGTCGGACCCGAACTTCGCGGATCTGGCCCGGGTGGTGCGCACCGAAGCGCTGCTCGCGGCGGTCAGGGACGCGACCGAGGCGGGGGCCGACGGCGAGGCGGCG
Encoded here:
- a CDS encoding AMP-binding protein; protein product: MPSLLAGCTPWPEEFVDRYWAAGHWRGNTLDDLLRGWAHQYGPRTALVHGADRVTYAQLNRRVDRMSAALRMRGLRPGQRAVVQLPNVPDVVVTVFALMRAGVIPVLCPLTHRGPEVAHLVRVAQAVAYVGPATHRGFDHTAMCAGIAARRPFLRRVFTWEPPGTTSPYGGLTTDPAGCQYSPLSLLDEAPGPALTLDARQVAFFLVGEDGEGTLRLVPRTHNDYDCQLRAAAASVALTQDDVYLAALPADSPLALGCPGIMGTLSVGGTVVLAESAEPAACLDSLVRERVTLTSVTASVARLWLGQLGAREADLSALRIIQVGGERPTAEHVPADAAGSSERPLADRLGPQLRRRLQQVFVMAEGPLTLTRPGDPDETVRTTQGRPLSADDEIRVVGADGQEVPAGEPGELLARGPSTVRGYYRAPGHDERRFTPDGYFRTGVLARRTAAGDLVVTHGRAGPPGVTGRGGAHPFPGGS
- a CDS encoding glycosyl hydrolase family 18 protein — protein: MALRFGARVRLSVLCAVTALLVTLVQPPAAADEPLPRTVSGWLPYWDQEGAYADALRHAAQLHTVSPFWYRAAAADRIEGHPGAGETRIIDGLHAAGIKVVPTVMETMERGALADILTDPALRATHIDTLLTLVAGHAYDGIDIDYESIATTGDTAYPAVRAAYASFASQLCAKLHASGKKCVLTVSPQTATTGRIWDYPALGRAADTVRIMGYDLHWQGGSAGPLATPQWYDDILRRATALIPAAKLEMGLPAYGWDWVDGGATRHVTWREAEALRTTKGIPYHLDPDSRTPHFRYEEDDSVRDVWYQDATGVAADVPVLRRYGIRNTTIWALNFEDPQLWPVLGRV
- a CDS encoding type II toxin-antitoxin system PemK/MazF family toxin: MTAYLDDATDRPALPGRSGPTATTEADPLEVGTVRMGYAPDRDGDPDPGEIVWTWVPFEENDGRGKDRPVLVVAREGAGTVLAVQLSSKRHDHDREWVPIGVGPWDREGRESWVDLDRVLRLHERGMRREACALDLPRFTLVADRLRERYGWR
- a CDS encoding TIGR02452 family protein encodes the protein MSARLRGIARHTVEITESGRYRSENGLDVSIAEPVAAALAGTTVHGPGPLAVAPGRDRSTRVEVTGESSLDAARRMVTTGGDEGEDGREVAVLTFASARNPGGGFLNGAQAQEEALCRSSALYSTLLRAPDFYAHHREDRDVFYTDRVIHSPGVPVFRDDRGRLLDRPFLAGFLTSPAPNAGVIRSRTPDEAHRVGPVLDARAERVLETAVLWGYRRLVLGAWGCGVFRNDPARVAGAFRRHLAGDGRFAGHFDEVVFAVLDRTREQATLRAFQAALTPATRARGAGGHRQP
- the egtA gene encoding ergothioneine biosynthesis glutamate--cysteine ligase EgtA, which codes for MTPRELSETAADDLLRGICFKTGPPRAVGVELEWLVHDLDRPRVRVPHDRLEVAYAALRKLGLRSALTVEPGGQLELSSLPAASLMECVSSVSSDLTIARAALRRHGLALVGLGQDPWHPPRRILRQARYDAMEAHLDRTGPAGRAMMCSSASVQVCVDAGYEEPGPLGFGRRWLMAHLLGAVLVAAFANSPLQKGTLTGWRSTRQANWTTLDPVCALAPPLDAPPRAAWAAHVLDSPVMCVRADRGPWSAPRGLTFRQWVRTGVPRPPTRADLDYHLTTLFPPVRPRGHLELRMIDAQPGDDGWTVPLAVTSALFDDPEAAEAAYRTVKPLAERAGSAPAPRNALWESAARDGLADPELREAATACFTAALGALPRLGASRELTDRVAAFTDRYVVRGRCPADDSSSPAPPEDLRP
- the egtB gene encoding ergothioneine biosynthesis protein EgtB; protein product: MSGRRLILARPTGGPSPMTDPELLRERALAALIAARARTGALTSSVDDHELTSQHSPLMSPLVWDLAHIGNQEEQWLLRAVAGQDAIRPEIDSLYDAFEHPRAARPALPLLAPAEARRYAADVRGRALDVLEKTPLRGGPLTDAAFAFGMIAQHEQQHDETMLITHQLRRGPAALTAPDPAPGTTEGLPAEILVPGGPFTMGTSTEPWALDNERPAHHRVVPAFHLDTTPVTCGAYLRFIQDGGYREPRWWDPDGWAMVREHELEAPLFWRREGGQWLRRRFGVSEPVPADEPVLHVSWYEADAYARWAGRRLPTEAEWEKAARHDPASGRSRRYPWGDADPTPAHANLGQRHLRPAAAGAYPDGRSALGVGQLIGDVWEWTSSDFLPYPGFVAFPYREYSEVFFGPGHKVLRGGAFSVDEVACRGTFRNWDLPVRRQIFAGFRTARDAD